One segment of Candidatus Gorgyraea atricola DNA contains the following:
- a CDS encoding phosphoglucomutase/phosphomannomutase family protein: MAIKFGTDGWRAIISEDFTFENVEIVSQAIADHFKGNGATMVIGYDWRFLSEKYAELVACVLAANGIKVLLSDKAVPTPFVSLAIKNKKLAGGVMITASHNPPSYNGIKIKAHYASTADEGITKSVESFLGKNEIKSTPLKEAVASGAVKMVDLKPDYMKFVKSYIDGKALKKAKLNVLVDCMHGVGDGYIKEILKDTGIQVTQMRTGRDPLFGGINPEPIPKNLEAVFKEMKKGKFDIAIVNDGDADRIAAVVPKGGYMNAGQIMALLLLHFVEDKKWSGGVVKTVSNTTLIERIAKKYNLKLYETPVGFKYICRLMLDEDILIGGEESGGIGVKGYIPERDGMLLGILLIEMMAHRKKGILEILADVEKEYGSFCYTRIDIMDYPDDKKKKLMEFLKTTPLKKILERPVKETKTCDGYKFIVEDDSWLMLRLSGTEPILRIYAEAPSNKMAKDYLEFGKKIAAQV, from the coding sequence ATGGCGATTAAGTTTGGCACCGATGGATGGAGAGCGATAATATCAGAGGATTTTACTTTTGAGAATGTAGAGATAGTCTCGCAGGCCATCGCAGATCATTTCAAGGGTAATGGCGCAACAATGGTCATAGGCTATGACTGGAGGTTTCTGTCCGAGAAATATGCTGAGCTGGTCGCATGTGTGCTCGCAGCTAATGGCATAAAGGTGTTGCTTTCAGACAAGGCAGTTCCTACACCATTTGTAAGCCTTGCGATAAAAAATAAAAAATTAGCAGGTGGAGTGATGATCACCGCCAGCCACAACCCACCTTCTTATAACGGTATAAAAATAAAGGCGCATTACGCAAGCACCGCGGACGAGGGCATAACTAAATCTGTTGAATCTTTTCTTGGGAAGAACGAGATAAAAAGCACACCTTTAAAAGAGGCTGTTGCTTCAGGGGCAGTGAAGATGGTGGATCTAAAACCAGACTATATGAAATTTGTAAAATCTTATATAGATGGGAAGGCCCTGAAGAAAGCAAAGCTCAATGTCCTGGTAGACTGCATGCATGGGGTCGGGGATGGTTATATAAAGGAAATCCTGAAAGATACAGGCATTCAGGTCACTCAGATGAGAACAGGCCGTGACCCACTTTTCGGCGGCATAAACCCTGAACCTATCCCTAAAAATTTAGAGGCAGTGTTTAAGGAAATGAAAAAAGGCAAGTTTGATATCGCGATAGTAAATGACGGCGACGCGGACAGGATCGCGGCAGTTGTGCCAAAAGGCGGATACATGAATGCCGGCCAGATAATGGCGCTGCTCTTACTTCATTTTGTAGAGGATAAAAAATGGAGCGGCGGAGTAGTCAAGACAGTTTCCAACACCACTCTTATAGAACGCATTGCAAAAAAATATAATCTGAAACTATACGAGACACCTGTGGGTTTTAAGTATATATGCAGGCTTATGCTCGATGAAGATATCCTTATAGGAGGAGAAGAATCAGGAGGAATAGGGGTCAAGGGTTACATACCTGAGAGAGACGGGATGCTTTTAGGGATATTGCTTATCGAAATGATGGCACACAGGAAAAAAGGCATACTGGAAATACTGGCTGATGTGGAAAAGGAATACGGAAGTTTTTGTTATACAAGGATAGATATCATGGATTATCCCGACGACAAAAAGAAAAAACTGATGGAATTCTTAAAAACCACGCCTCTCAAAAAAATCCTGGAAAGGCCTGTAAAAGAGACAAAGACATGTGATGGTTACAAATTTATCGTGGAGGATGACAGCTGGCTTATGCTGAGACTTTCTGGAACAGAGCCTATTCTCAGGATCTACGCAGAAGCGCCAAGCAACAAGATGGCCAAGGATTACCTGGAATTCGGCAAAAAAATCGCAGCGCAAGTTTGA